One Numida meleagris isolate 19003 breed g44 Domestic line chromosome 6, NumMel1.0, whole genome shotgun sequence genomic region harbors:
- the BEST1 gene encoding bestrophin-1: MTVTYTNRVADARLGTFSQLLLQWKGSIYKLLYSEFLIFISLYFAISLVYRLILSESQRLMFEKLALYCNSYAELIPVSFVLGFYVALVVSRWWAQYESIPWPDRIMNLVSCNVDGEDEYGRLLRRTLMRYSNLCSVLILRSVSTAVYKRFPSMEHVVRAGLMTPEEHKKFESLNSPHNKFWIPCVWFSNLAVKARNEGRIRDSVLLQGILNELNTLRSQCGRLYGYDWISIPLVYTQVVTVAVYSFFLACLIGRQFLDPEKAYPGHELDLFVPVFTFLQFFFYAGWLKVAEQLINPFGEDDDDFETNWLIDRNLQVSLMAVDEMHQDLPILEKDLYWNEPDPQPPYTAATAEYKRPSFLGSTFDISMQKEEMEFQPLEQIKENEEANHSTPLLGHLGRFLGVQSPSFSRSSSRMNLLRRRGEPTSPFSHYTYQDMGKSGNISQPRGDTNSQEQWDGEDGKLREFDAFISTPFYERPGFYSAPQTPISSIPMIFPSRRQGRKKPPALSSIAACSNSLKDVIVNSSPSRMSDTYKSQSSLGSGAKETFIWPTERNKGPDSLVVTVEEEKSNSSNKSREAAITGSPEALSTASDSPKFPFLAESPDHEQQGSFKSLKTLKGSHPPWLTLENTVTTTPNSEQSSAFPPPSNVPPSSNTSFCFSFTPVASPVLERSPMGNTCPDTHSLSSEDTASAPDQHPPEVSRSTRETGNRNSNTPPARETRRAESPSTNDSGISLAEGDYVGLMEVIMETSESICEEQMDQYS, encoded by the exons ATGACAGTGACATACACTAACCGTGTGGCCGATGCCCGCCTAGGCACCTTCTCGCAGCTCCTGCTTCAATGGAAAGGCAGCATCTACAAACTCCTCTACTCTGAGTTCCTTATCTTCATCTCCCTCTACTTCGCCATCAGCCTTGTCTACAG GCTGATCCTCAGCGAAAGCCAAAGGCTGATGTTTGAGAAGCTGGCACTCTACTGCAACAGCTATGCTGAGCTAATCCCTGTGTCCTTtgtgctgg GTTTCTACGTGGCTCTGGTGGTGTCCCGCTGGTGGGCGCAGTACGAGAGCATCCCATGGCCTGACCGCATCATGAACTTGGTCTCCTGCAATGTGGACGGGGAGGATGAGTACGGGCGGCTGCTGCGTCGCACCCTGATGCGCTACAGCAACCTGTGCAGCGTGCTGATCTTGCGCTCCGTCAGCACTGCTGTCTACAAGCGCTTCCCCAGCATGGAGCACGTCGTGAGGGCAG GCCTCATGACACCTGAAGAGCACAAGAAGTTTGAGAGCTTGAATTCCCCCCACAACAAGTTTTGGATCCCATGTGTGTGGTTCTCCAATCTGGCTGTGAAAGCAAGGAATGAGGGGAGGATCCGGGACAGCGTGCTGCTCCAGGGCATCCTGAAT GAGCTCAACACTTTGCGCAGTCAATGCGGGCGGCTCTACGGGTATGACTGGATCAGCATTCCCCTGGTCTACACCCAG GTGGTGACCGTGGCTGTTTACAGCTTCTTCCTGGCCTGTCTGATCGGGCGGCAGTTCCTGGATCCTGAAAAAGCATATCCTGGCCATGAACTAGATCTCTTCGTGCCTGTCTTTACATTTTTGCAGTTCTTCTTCTATGCTGGCTGGTTAAAG GTGGCCGAGCAACTAATCAACCCTTTTGGGGAGGATGATGATGACTTTGAAACCAACTGGCTCATTGACAGGAACCTGCAG GTCTCCCTTATGGCAGTGGATGAGATGCATCAGGATTTGCCCATTCTGGAGAAGGATCTATACTGGAACGAGCCCGATCCTCAGCCACCTTACACCGCAGCCACTGCTGAGTACAAGCGCCCATCATTCCTTGGATCAACCTTTGATATCAG catgcagaaagaagagatggaGTTCCAGCCCCTGGAGCAAATTAAAGAGAATGAGGAAGCAAACCATTCCACGCCGCTACTGGGACACCTGGGCCGCTTCCTCGGTGTCCAGTCACCAAGCTTCTCCAGGTCCTCTTCCCGCATGAACCTCCTGCGCAGGCGAGGGGAGCCCACATCCCCCTTCTCCCATTACACGTACCAAGACATGGGCAAGTCTGGAAACATCAGTCAGCCAAGGGGAGACACCAACTCACAGGAGCAGTGGGACGGCGAGGACGGAAAACTAAGGGAGTTTGATGCCTTCATATCGACCCCATTTTATGAGAGACCTGGTTTCTACAGTGCCCCACAGACACCAATCAGCTCCATCCCCATGATCTTTCCTTCTAGACGCCAAGGGCGCAAGAAGCCCCCTGCACTCTCCAGCATAGCTGCATGCTCAAATTCTCTTAAGGATGTCATTGTCAACTCCTCACCTTCCAGGATGAGTGATACGTACAAAAGCCAGAGCTCCCTCGGCTCAGGtgcaaaggaaacatttatatGGCCAACAGAACGGAATAAAGGTCCTGACTCGCTGGTTGTAAcggtggaagaagaaaagagcaacTCTAGCAataaaagcagagaagctgCCATCACAGGAAGCCCAGAAGCTCTGTCCACAGCATCAGACAGCCCCAAATTCCCCTTCCTAGCAGAGTCCCCAGACCAcgagcagcagggcagcttcAAAAGCCTGAAGACTTTAAAAGGCTCCCACCCACCCTGGCTAACTCTGGAGAACACAGTAACAACCACTCCCAATTCTGAGCAATCGAGTGCCTTCCCCCCACCTAGCAACGTACCGCCCAGCAGCAACACctccttctgcttctcattCACCCCCGTAGCATCTCCAGTGCTGGAGAGATCCCCCATGGGGAACACGTGCCCCGATACTCACAGCCTAAGTTCAGAAGACACAGCTAGCGCACCAGACCAGCATCCACCAGAGGTTTCCAGGAGCACGAGAGagacaggaaacagaaacagtaaTACTCCTCCTGCGAGGGAGacaagaagagcagaaagccCATCCACTAATGACTCTGGCATCTCTCTTGCTGAGGGTGACTATGTGGGGCTGATGGAGGTGATCATGGAGACAAGTGAAAGCATATGTGAAGAGCAGATGGATCAGTACAGCTAG
- the FTH1 gene encoding ferritin heavy chain, giving the protein MATPPSQVRQNYHQDCEAAINRQINLELYASYVYLSMSYYFDRDDVALKNFAKYFLHQSHEEREHAEKLMKLQNQRGGRIFLQDIKKPDRDDWENGLTAMECALHLEKNVNQSLLELHKLATEKNDPHLCDFIETHYLDEQVKAIKQLGDHVTNLRKMGAPKYGMAEYLFDKHTLGESDNES; this is encoded by the exons ATGGCTACGCCTCCTTCCCAGGTGCGCCAGAACTACCACCAGGACTGCGAAGCCGCCATCAACCGGCAGATCAACCTGGAGCTGTACGCCTCCTACGTGTACCTCAGCATG tCCTACTACTTCGACCGGGATGATGTGGCTCTGAAAAACTTTGCCAAGTACTTCCTGCACCAGTCCCATGAGGAGCGTGAACATGCTGAGAAGCTGATGAAGCTACAGAATCAGAGGGGTGGGCGCATCTTCTTGCAGGACATCAAG AAACCAGATCGTGATGACTGGGAGAATGGACTGACTGCCATGGAGTGTGCCCTGCACCTGGAGAAGAACGTGAACCAGTCGCTGTTAGAACTGCACAAATTGGCAACTGAAAAGAATGACCCACAC TTGTGTGACTTCATTGAGACTCACTACCTGGATGAGCAGGTGAAAGCCATCAAGCAGCTGGGTGACCATGTGACCAACCTGCGGAAGATGGGGGCACCCAAGTATGGCATGGCAGAGTACCTGTTTGACAAGCACACCCTGGGGGAAAGTGACAATGAGAGCTGA